A stretch of Pseudoclavibacter chungangensis DNA encodes these proteins:
- a CDS encoding twin-arginine translocase TatA/TatE family subunit: MFANLSGWHFLILLVIILLLFGAPKLPALAKSLGQSMRILRGEMRSAKEESAADQKTDAGRVDTAAADPTPAASGDVHPGRDGTRPDDRLGDGTTRP, translated from the coding sequence ATGTTCGCGAACCTCTCGGGCTGGCACTTCCTGATCCTGCTCGTGATCATCCTGTTGCTGTTCGGTGCGCCGAAGCTTCCTGCGCTCGCCAAGAGCCTCGGGCAGTCGATGCGCATCCTGCGCGGTGAGATGCGCTCGGCGAAGGAGGAGTCCGCCGCCGACCAGAAGACCGACGCGGGCCGCGTCGACACGGCCGCCGCGGATCCGACTCCCGCGGCATCCGGGGACGTGCATCCCGGGCGCGACGGGACACGCCCCGACGACCGCCTCGGTGACGGCACGACGCGTCCGTAG
- a CDS encoding helix-turn-helix transcriptional regulator, protein MNGFLGRDRLTLLVSLVPYLRTRPEGVTVGDVAAHFGVSHDEVRDAVRLIAVSGSPGEAGTYQDLDLFDIDWDALEDDDVVRVTRFIALEEAPPISGLEAAALIAGLQYLRQVPGLTRQAVIEKLLDKLTARTGGSAIAVDDRAQRTGDLGLVRRAVRDGLRLAFTYRSPVSGERRRTVDPIRLDALDDDWYLRAWCLDRDDERNFRVDRMRDVELTETPAEHHESNAPGDAFFTPSADDPVVALEVAESAVPLVREFLDDRSRLPEPDARGRRRVEVRAAHWDGIVRLACGNAATVRVLEPAAARAAVAEWARLGLTVQSEPPATP, encoded by the coding sequence ATGAACGGTTTCCTCGGCCGCGACCGGCTCACGCTTCTCGTGTCGCTCGTCCCGTACCTCCGCACTCGTCCCGAGGGCGTCACGGTCGGCGACGTCGCCGCGCACTTCGGCGTCTCGCACGACGAGGTCCGCGACGCCGTCCGCCTCATCGCCGTCTCGGGCTCACCCGGCGAGGCCGGCACCTATCAGGACCTCGACCTGTTCGACATCGACTGGGACGCACTCGAGGACGACGACGTCGTGCGCGTGACGCGCTTCATCGCGCTCGAGGAGGCCCCACCGATCTCGGGCCTCGAGGCCGCCGCCCTCATCGCCGGACTCCAGTACCTGCGGCAAGTTCCCGGGCTCACCCGCCAGGCCGTCATCGAAAAACTGCTCGACAAGTTGACCGCGCGCACCGGCGGGAGCGCGATCGCCGTCGACGACCGCGCACAGCGCACGGGCGACCTCGGCCTCGTGCGACGTGCCGTGCGGGACGGCCTCCGACTCGCGTTCACCTACCGCAGTCCCGTGTCTGGGGAACGCCGACGCACGGTCGACCCGATCCGCCTCGACGCGCTCGACGACGACTGGTACCTGCGTGCGTGGTGCCTCGACCGCGACGACGAGCGGAACTTCCGCGTCGACCGGATGCGCGATGTCGAATTGACGGAGACGCCGGCCGAACACCACGAGTCGAACGCCCCGGGCGACGCGTTCTTCACGCCGTCGGCCGACGACCCGGTCGTCGCCCTCGAGGTCGCCGAGTCCGCCGTGCCGCTCGTTCGTGAGTTCCTCGACGATCGAAGTCGTCTCCCGGAGCCGGACGCGCGGGGGCGACGGCGCGTCGAGGTGCGGGCGGCCCACTGGGACGGCATCGTGCGTCTCGCGTGCGGCAACGCGGCGACGGTGCGCGTGCTGGAACCGGCGGCAGCACGGGCCGCGGTCGCCGAATGGGCCCGTCTCGGACTCACCGTCCAGTCGGAGCCCCCGGCGACCCCGTAG
- the tatC gene encoding twin-arginine translocase subunit TatC — translation MTSTPAAERGRRQPKRRKRSPDGRMRLGEHLVEFRNRLVVSIIAIVLGMVGGFLLSGQVLDLIRVPVTLLDAGRSGGASINFSNITQAFDIRLQMSLALGIVLSSPVWLYEIWMFLMPGLKKSERAYALGFVGAAIPLFLAGCFTGWTLLPRIVEVMVSFAPSEDTAFFDAKYYYTFVLQLCLAVGVAYVMPVLLVLLNFAGILAGRTILHGWRWAIVLVAVFAAVATPAADIVSMLLLMVPMLVLYFLAVGIALLNDRRRAKRLAKLEREFEPYPEERP, via the coding sequence GTGACCTCGACTCCCGCGGCCGAGCGTGGACGTCGGCAACCGAAACGACGGAAGCGCTCGCCCGACGGCCGCATGCGGCTCGGCGAGCATCTCGTCGAGTTCCGGAATCGTCTCGTCGTCTCGATCATCGCGATCGTGCTCGGAATGGTCGGCGGCTTCCTGCTCTCCGGTCAGGTCCTCGACCTGATCCGCGTCCCCGTCACGCTGCTCGACGCGGGCCGGAGTGGCGGCGCCTCGATCAACTTCTCGAACATCACGCAGGCGTTCGACATCCGACTGCAGATGTCGCTCGCGCTCGGCATCGTGCTCTCGTCACCCGTGTGGCTCTACGAGATCTGGATGTTCCTCATGCCGGGCCTCAAGAAGTCGGAGCGGGCGTACGCGCTCGGCTTCGTCGGCGCGGCGATCCCGCTCTTCCTGGCCGGCTGCTTCACGGGGTGGACGCTCCTCCCGCGGATCGTCGAGGTCATGGTGAGTTTCGCGCCGAGCGAGGACACCGCGTTCTTCGACGCGAAGTACTACTACACGTTCGTCCTGCAGCTGTGCCTCGCGGTCGGGGTCGCGTACGTCATGCCCGTGCTGCTCGTCCTGCTGAACTTCGCGGGCATCCTGGCCGGACGCACCATCCTGCACGGGTGGCGGTGGGCGATCGTCCTCGTCGCGGTGTTCGCGGCGGTCGCGACACCCGCGGCCGACATCGTGTCGATGCTGCTGCTCATGGTGCCGATGCTCGTGCTCTATTTCCTCGCGGTCGGCATCGCCCTGCTCAACGACCGGCGGCGGGCCAAGCGCCTCGCCAAGCTCGAGCGCGAGTTCGAGCCATATCCCGAGGAGCGACCATGA